From a region of the Daphnia magna isolate NIES linkage group LG1, ASM2063170v1.1, whole genome shotgun sequence genome:
- the LOC116925030 gene encoding spectrin beta chain isoform X1, translated as MDGDVTPDVVRVRAGTTANKRRSWHVARVAADIQRSLAEQSPARQPRFSWHPNDDCSLSYQQGSGWATTSDSDGKSDQVAQPRASFSIASWADRPVAKEMDSIIANYSSTPGVQREDSSFDEDDSPNDLVQPVFIVPIVLSTTEPPDVQVLNHNKRLNSTMSDNYIDVVVKELRDERESVQKKTFQKWVNSHLVRVGNRIGDLYTDLRDGKMLLKLLEVLSGERLPRPTKGKMRIHCLENVDKALQFLRDQRVHLENMGSHDIVDGSSRLTLGLIWTIILRFQIQDITIEETDNNETRSAKDALLLWCQMKTAGYQNVNIRNFTTSWRDGLAFNAIIHKHCPELVQYDKLSKSNAMFNLNNAFNVAEQKLGLTKLLDAEDIYVDQPDEKSIITYVVTYYHYFSKLKQETVQGKRIGKVVGLAMENDRMVTEYETLTSDLLRWIESTIRSLSERDFANSLAGVQQQLLQFNNYRTLEKPPKFVEKGNLEVLLFTLQSKMRANNQKPYFPKEGKMISDINKAWERLEKSEHERELTLREELIRQEKLEQLAARFDRKAGMRETWLSENQRLVSQDNFGFDLAAVEAAAKKHEAIETDILAYEERVQAVVAVAQELEAENYHDIDRINARKDNVLRLWQYLLELLRARRMRLELSLQLQQNFQEMLYILDSMEELKVRLLSEDYGKHLMGVEDLLQKHALVEADINVLGERVKMVVQHSQRFLETEATGGFGPCDPAIIVDRVQQLEDAYAELVKLAVERRARLEESRKLWQFYWDMADEENWIKEKEHILSTGDIGHDLTTIHLLISKHKALEEDIASHEPTLYSVVNVGEELIQQEHFGSEKIQERITEMVDMWNHLCETAAYRRKRLEEAVSYHQFFTDADDVDTWMLDVLRLVSSEDVGRDEANVQSLLKKHKDVTEELKNYASTIDALKEQSEELGEQDRTSPEVVERLASIERRYRELMELAKLRKQRLLDALSLYKLFSEADGVEQWIGEKERMLETMVPAKDIEDVEVMRHRYDGFDREMNANASRVAVVNQLARQLLHVEHPNSEDIVARQNQLNARWAELRDRAEAKRDELQSAHGVQTFHIECRETILWIEDKIRILQSTDSLEMDLTGIMTLQRRLSGMERDLAAIQAKLDSLDKEAEKIGVEHPEEEEVIRERLGQIRSVWENLTQMLKERDAKLEEAGDLHRFLRDLDHFQTWLTKTQTDVASEDIPASLAEAEKLLSQHQGIREEIDNYTDDYSRMMDYGERITAEETTSDDPQYMFLRERLKALRDGWEELHQMWENRQQLLSQSLNLQMFLRDAKQAEVLLAHQEHVLSKDEMPANLEQAENAIKRHEAFLTTMDANDDKVNNVIQFAQRLEDEGHFAADKAQKKAENISERREANRQRAVQLMEKLRDALQLQQFLQDCEELSEWIQEKNIIAQDETYRSAKTVHSKWTRHQAFEAEIASNKDRLYHIQQAGEQLIKEKPEIISVIDPRIQELSHQFDDLERTTREKGERLFDANRQVLYEQTCDDIDTWMSDLEKQMVTGGTGEDLASVNILMQKQQMIETQMAIKAQQVSELGAQAEYLERMTPEKVEDIQQKKEAVERRFDELKAPLVRRQRDLEKKKEAYQFRRDVEDEKLWISDKMPLATASDYGNSLFNVNVLKKKNQSLRTEIDNHEQRIHLVCNNGQKLIDEDHADSQEFSNLIEELLDTWQILKDAMDNRRANLLASERAQQYFFDASEAESWMSEQELYMMVEDRGKDEISAQNLMKKHQTLELAVEDYAETIRSLGETSTQLIAEGHPDSDQIAVRQAQVDKLYAGLRDLAQERRAKLEEALQLFMLSREVDDLRQWIADREVVAGSHELGQDYDHVTLLWERFKEFARDTETIGTERVAAVNEIADQLMGARHSDAATIAEWKDDLNEAWADLLELIDTRTQMLAASRELHKFFHDCKDVLGRIVEKQNTLSDELGRDAGSVSALQRKHQNFIQDLQTLQSQVQGVQEDSQRLQAAYAGDKAREITGREGEVVNAWLQLQALCEGRRQKLADTGDLFRFFSMVRTLVLWIDDLIRQMNTTEKPRDVSGVELLMNNHQSLKAEIDARGDNFSACIALGKELLSRGHYATNEIKEKLVALTNQRNSMLHRWEERWEHLQLILEVYQFARDAAVAEGWLMAQESYLMSHELGHTIDEVENLIKKHEAFEKSAAAQEERFAALERLTTMEWILHGDGGGDLSGALVDNHPSWHPGYFHPVVDSPFRSLLRSISDQTPSPACIKELFEESTFHDEDGPFLVSNNSSASSSPHLSRLSHSSCVSDTSASSASSSNASASGDKLKKRRKYRKKRGVKRQNMALSFKNSQDGCSGKAESPSAVYCEEWIYSTSNQPEVNKRLTFAGLSEAEQSGFSDELPVRRNSLDSDVKKKPKKNTSWLNMWQNLLRITPKPMKKAQEPIAVEINPAVGRISTLPSISEAGPSETQSVHSNPSTTNCSVALSSASGSLTACNVQTNTTSPKYELKELKRRQEEDERQRAEELAAQQAALAAIHSPPEGSNQDQTDGDTSPSEPISGSTDKDPTTEATEGRASPKAEQAKPAPVHAKVETTSSPSYSAPGQTVPVSPSSPADSSTTASSTGRSARPSASPRTPTTTTTTTPPKGKGSRSRSKSPFRSFRWKKSSKSQLPSGVGSVSDDEAACDDEEERRSSLAGGDDVYEGTVNRKHEWESTTKKASNRSWDKVYLTLRQGDLAVYKDQKCARAAPEVYHRNESPLDIRTAVAEVAADYTKKRHVFRLKLANGGEYLFQAKDDEEMNGWVTKLQASTNAAVESASAGSSRAQTMPAQATKDEPKKRSFFTLKKK; from the exons atggacGGCGACGTAACGCCAGATGTGGTTCGAGTACGTGCCGGCACGACGGCAAACAAACGCCGTAGCTGGCATGTTGCTCGCGTCGCTGCCGATATTCAGCGCTCCCTTGCCGAACAAAGTCCTGCCAGACAACCAAGGTTCAGTTGGCACCCCAACGATGATTGCAGCTTGTCTTATCAACAAGGCTCTGGCTGGGCCACAACTTCTGATAGTGACGGTAAAAGCGACCAGGTAGCGCAGCCGAGAGCTAGTTTCTCTATCGCGTCGTGGGCTGACCGTCCGGTCGCTAAAGAAATGGACTCCATTATAGCCAATTATTCATCAACACCGGGCGTGCAACGTGAAGACAGTAGTTTTGACGAAGACGACAGTCCAAACGATCTTGTGCAACCCGTTTTTATTGTTCCAATTGTGTTGTCCACGACGGAACCACCTGATGTCCAAGTGCTCAATCATAACAAGCGACTCAACTCTACTATGAGTGACAACTATATAGATGTCGTTGTCAAAGAATTGCGAG ATGAACGTGAGAGTGTACAAAAGAAGACGTTCCAAAAATGGGTCAATTCCCATCTCGTGCGAGTCGGGAACCGCATAGGTGATCTTTATACAGATCTCCGCGATGGAAAAATGCTTTTAAAACTATTGGAAGTTCTCTCAGGCGAACGTTTG cCACGTCCAACCAAAGGCAAAATGCGTATTCATTGCTTGGAAAACGTAGACAAGGCTCTGCAGTTCCTTCGAGATCAACGTGTCCATTTGGAAAACATGGGCTCCCACGATATCGTTGATGGCAGTTCCCGTTTAACTCTCGGTCTTATCTGGACCATTATTCTTCGTTTCCAG ATCCAAGACATTACTATCGAAGAGACAGATAATAACGAAACACGTTCGGCCAAGGATGCCCTCTTATTGTGGTGCCAGATGAAGACAGCCGGTTATCAGAACGTCAACATTCGGAATTTCACGACATCTTGGCGCGATGGTTTGGCTTTTAACGCCATTATCCACAAACACTGCCCAGAACTTGTCCAGTACGACAAACTGTCCAAATCCAACGCCATGTTTAATTTGAACAACGCTTTTAACGTGGCTGAGCAAAAACTTGGCTTGACCAAATTGCTGGATGCCGAAGATATTTACGTAGATCAGCCCGACGAAAAATCAATCATCACATATGTCGTTACATATTATCATTACTTCTCGAAATTAAAGCAAGAAACTGTACAAGGAAAACGTATCGGAAAAGTGGTAGGTCTCGCCATGGAGAACGATCGTATGGTCACCGAATACGAGACATTGACAAGCGATTTGCTACGCTGGATCGAATCAACCATCCGATCTTTAAGCGAACGTGATTTTGCCAACTCCTTGGCAGGCGTTCAGCAACAGTTGCTGCAATTCAACAATTACCGCACGCTAGAAAAGCCACCCAAGTTTGTGGAAAAGGGCAACCTCGAAGTTTTGCTCTTCACTTTGCAGTCGAAAATGAGGGCCAACAATCAGAAACCCTATTTCCCTAAAGAAGGCAAGATGATCTCCGACATCAACAAAGCATGGGAGCGTCTGGAAAAATCAGAGCACGAACGTGAGCTCACCCTTCGCGAAGAGCTCATTCGTCAAGAGAAGCTAGAGCAGTTGGCTGCCCGTTTCGACCGCAAGGCAGGCATGAGAGAGACTTGGCTCAGCGAAAACCAACGTCTTGTTTCACAG GATAATTTTGGATTCGATTTGGCTGCCGTTGAAGCCGCCGCCAAGAAGCATGAAGCGATCGAGACGGACATTCTCGCTTATGAGGAACGTGTCCAGGCTGTTGTGGCTGTAGCCCAGGAATTGGAGGCCGAAAATTATCACGACATCGATCGCATCAACGCTCGTAAAGACAACGTTCTTCGTCTGTGGCAGTATCTCCTGGAACTGCTTAGAGCCAGGCGTATGCGTTTAGAACTTTCCCTCCAATTGCAGCAAAACTTCCAG GAAATGCTGTACATTCTGGATTCGATGGAAGAGCTGAAGGTCCGTCTATTGTCGGAAGACTACGGTAAACATTTAATGGGGGTCGAAGACCTGCTGCAAAAGCATGCCCTTGTAGAAGCCGATATCAATGTTTTGGGAGAACGAGTCAAAATGGTAGTGCAACACTCCCAACGTTTCTTGGAGACCGAAGCTACTGGTGGATTCGGCCCTTGCGATCCGGCCATTATTGTCGATCGCGTCCAACAGCTCGAG GATGCTTATGCTGAACTTGTCAAACTGGCCGTGGAACGCCGTGCTCGCCTAGAAGAAAGCCGCAAACTTTGGCAATTCTATTGGGATATGGCCGATGAAGAAAACTGGATCAAGGAAAAAGAACACATTTTGTCGACTGGAGATATTGGTCATGACTTGACTACCATTCATCTACTCATCTCCAAACATAAGGCACTTGAAGAAGATATTGCCAGCCATGAACCGACTCTCTACTCTGTGGTCAACGTTGGTGAAGAACTTATCCAGCAGGAACATTTTG GCTCGGAAAAGATCCAAGAACGTATCACAGAGATGGTAGATATGTGGAATCACTTGTGTGAAACGGCAGCTTACAGACGAAAGCGTTTGGAAGAGGCTGTTAGCTACCACCAATTTTTCACCGATGCCGACGATGTTGACACCTGGATGCTGGATGTTTTGCGTCTGGTTTCCAGCGAAGATGTCGGCCGTGATGAAGCAAACGTCCAATCTCTACTTAAAAAACACAAAGACGTTACCGAAGAGCTTAAGAACTATGCATCCACTATCGACGCCCTTAAGGAGCAGTCCGAAGAACTGGGTGAACAGGACCGCACTTCCCCCGAAGTCGTGGAACGCTTGGCCAGTATTGAACGTCGCTATAGAGAACTAATGGAATTGGCTAAGCTGCGCAAACAGCGCTTGCTGGATGCCCTTTCGCTTTACAAGCTGTTTTCTGAAGCTGATGGAGTCGAACAGTGGATCGGTGAGAAGGAACGCATGTTGGAGACGATGGTACCAGCCAAGGACATTGAAGACGTCGAAGTCATGCGTCACCGTTACGATGGATTTGATCGCGAGATGAATGCAAATGCCTCACGTGTGGCTGTTGTAAACCAACTGGCTCGTCAATTGCTTCACGTTGAGCACCCTAATTCGGAGGATATCGTCGCCCGCCAGAACCAGCTCAACGCTCGCTGGGCTGAGTTACGCGATCGAGCAGAAGCCAAACGCGATGAACTTCAATCAGCCCATGGTGTCCAGACTTTCCACATTGAATGTCGTGAAACCATCCTGTGGATTGAAGACAAGATCCGCATTCTGCAGTCCACTGACAGTTTGGAAATGGACCTTACTGGCATCATGACGTTGCAACGTCGTTTGTCCGGCATGGAACGCGACCTTGCTGCCATCCAGGCCAAATTGGATTCTCTGGACAAAGAAGCCGAGAAAATTGGTGTGGAACATcccgaagaagaagaggttATCCGCGAACGCCTGGGACAGATCCGCTCAGTCTGGGAGAATTTGACTCAGATGCTGAAGGAGCGCGATGCCAAATTGGAAGAAGCCGGTGATCTGCATCGTTTCTTGCGTGACTTGGATCACTTCCAGACCTGGTTGACCAAGACACAGACGGATGTTGCCTCTGAGGACATCCCTGCTTCTCTAGCAGAAGCCGAAAAACTCTTGAGCCAACACCAGGGTATCCGCGAGGAAATTGACAACTACACTGACGATTATTCACGCATGATGGACTATGGTGAGCGTATCACAGCCGAAGAGACGACATCAGACGATCCCCAGTACATGTTCTTGCGAGAGCGACTCAAGGCTCTTCGTGATGGCTGGGAAGAATTGCACCAAATGTGGGAAAACCGCCAGCAATTGCTCTCTCAATCCCTCAACTTGCAGATGTTCTTGCGAGATGCCAAGCAGGCCGAAGTCCTTCTTGCTCACCAGGAGCACGTCCTTTCCAAG GATGAAATGCCAGCCAATTTGGAACAAGCAGAGAATGCCATTAAACGCCACGAAGCATTCCTTACAACAATGGACGCTAACGACGACAAGGTCAATAACGTAATCCAGTTTGCCCAGCGCTTGGAAGATGAGGGCCACTTTGCCGCTGACAAGGCCCAGAAAAAGGCCGAGAACATTAGCGAACGCCGCGAGGCCAACCGCCAGAGAGCCGTCCAGCTTATGGAAAAACTTCGCGACGCTCTACAACTTCAACAGTTCTTGCAAGACTGCGAAGAATTGTCCGAATGGATTCAAGAAAAGAACATTATCGCCCAGGACGAGACCTACCGTAGCGCCAAAACAGTTCACTCCAAGTGGACTCGCCACCAGGCTTTTGAAGCTGAAATCGCTTCGAATAAAGATAGGCTCTATCACATCCAGCAGGCCGGAGAGCAGTTGATCAAGGAAAAGCCAGAAATCATATCTGTTATTGATCCTCGTATCCAG GAATTGAGTCACCAGTTTGACGACTTAGAGAGGACCACACGCGAAAAGGGTGAACGCCTATTCGACGCCAATAGGCAAGTCCTTTACGAGCAAACTTGCGATGACATCGATACTTGGATGTCCGACCTCGAGAAACAGATGGTGACTGGCGGTACTGGGGAAGACTTGGCCTCCGTCAACATCTTgatgcagaaacaacaaatgaTTGAAACACAGATGGCAATCAAGGCCCAACAAGTGTCCGAACTGGGCGCACAGGCTGAATATTTGGAACGCATGACACCTGAGAAGGTGGAAGACattcaacaaaagaaagaagccgTCGAGAGGAGATTCGACGAGCTGAAAGCACCCCTGGTCAGAAGACAGCGTGatttggaaaagaagaaagaagccTACCAGTTCCGACGCGATGTCGAAGACGAGAAACTCTGGATCTCAGACAAAATGCCGTTAGCCACCGCCAGTGACTACGGTAACTCTCTCTTCAACGTCAacgttttgaaaaagaaaaaccaatcgCTGAGAACAGAAATCGACAACCACGAACAGCGAATCCACTTGGTGTGCAACAATGGACAGAAATTGATCGATGAAGATCACGCCGATTCGCAAGAATTCTCCAACCTCATCGAGGAATTGCTCGACACTTGGCAG ATCTTGAAAGACGCCATGGATAATCGACGGGCCAACCTTTTGGCTTCCGAACGGGCCCAGCAATACTTTTTCGATGCCAGCGAGGCTGAGTCGTGGATGAGCGAACAAGAACTGTATATGATGGTAGAAGACCGTGGCAAGGATGAGATATCAGCACAGAACTTAATGAAGAAACACCAAACTTTGGAATTAGCCGTCGAAGATTATGCCGAGACCATTCGCTCTCTAGGGGAGACTTCCACCCAGCTTATTGCCGAAGGCCATCCCGACAGCGACCAAATTGCTGTCCGGCAAGCTCAGGTCGACAAGTTGTACGCTGGTCTTCGCGACTTAGCGCAGGAACGACGTGCTAAACTGGAAGAAGCCTTGCAACTCTTCATGCTTAGCCGCGAAGTCGACGACCTCCGCCAATGGATAGCTGACCGTGAAGTCGTTGCCGGCTCGCACGAGCTTGGTCAAGATTACGATCATGTTACACTCCTTTGGGAACGCTTTAAA GAATTTGCTCGGGATACCGAAACGATCGGCACTGAACGCGTGGCTGCTGTCAACGAAATCGCTGATCAGTTGATGGGTGCCCGTCACTCTGACGCCGCCACCATCGCCGAATGGAAAGACGATCTGAACGAAGCTTGGGCTGATCTCCTCGAGTTGATCGATACAAGAACACAAATGTTGGCCGCCTCACGCGAACTGCACAAGTTCTTCCACGATTGTAAGGACGTCTTGGGTCGCATCGTTGAGAAACAAAACACCCTGTCTGACGAGTTGGGAAGAGATGCGGGTTCCGTATCTGCTCTCCAACGAAAACATCAAAACTTCATCCAG GATCTTCAAACGTTACAGAGTCAGGTCCAGGGTGTCCAGGAAGATTCGCAACGGCTCCAGGCGGCTTACGCTGGAGACAAAGCTCGTGAGATTACTGGCCGAGAAGGAGAGGTTGTCAATGCCTGGCTTCAGTTGCAGGCCTTGTGCGAGGGCAGACGTCAGAAATTGGCCGACACAGGTGACCTTTTCCGATTCTTCTCCATGGTACGCACGCTCGTCCTCTGGATTGATGACCTCATCCGGCAAATGAACACAACCGAAAAGCCACG CGATGTGAGTGGCGTGGAGCTCTTAATGAACAATCACCAGAGTCTGAAGGCTGAAATCGACGCTAGAGGAGACAATTTTTCAGCGTGTATTGCTCTAGGCAAAGAACTCTTGTCTAGAGGACACTACGCCACTAACGAG ATCAAAGAGAAACTAGTAGCCCTCACCAACCAACGCAATTCCATGCTGCACCGATGGGAGGAACGTTGGGAACACCTCCAGCTCA TTTTGGAAGTCTACCAATTTGCCCGCGACGCCGCCGTTGCTGAAGGATGGCTGATGGCGCAAGAATCTTACCTGATGAGTCATGAATTAGGA CACACCATAGATGAGGTGGAAAATTTGATAAAGAAACACGAGGCGTTCGAAAAATCTGCTGCCGCCCAAGAAGAACGCTTCGCTGCCCTCGAGAGATTGACAACG ATGGAATGGATTTTGCATGGTGATGGTGGTGGTGATCTTTCGGGTGCTTTGGTCGACAACCATCCTAGTTGGCATCCTGGTTACTTTCATCCTGTAGTGGACTCTCCATTCAGGAGTTTACTCCGCTCCATTAGCGACCAAACACCTAGTCCGGCTTGCATTAAGGAACTGTTCGAGGAATCGACGTTCCACGATGAAGACGGTCCTTTCCTAGTCTCTAACAATAGTTCCGCCTCCTCGTCCCCCCATTTATCCCGCCTTTCCCACTCCTCCTGTGTTTCGGACACCTCGGCCTCCTCGGCCTCCTCATCGAACGCGTCGGCTTCGGGTGACAAGTTAAAGAAGCGTCGTAAATACAGGAAAAAAAGAGGCGTCAAACGACAAAATATGGCGCTGTCCTTTAAAAACTCTCAAGATGGATGTTCTGGCAAAGCGGAATCGCCTAGTGCCGTCTATTGTGAAGAATGGATCTATAGCACTTCTAATCAGCCGGAGGTAAACAAACGGCTTACCTTTGCCGGTCTGAGCGAAGCTGAGCAAAGTGGATTTTCCGATGAGCTGCCAGTCAGGAGAAACAGCCTTGATAGTGACGTTAAGAAGAAGCCCAAAAAGAATACGAGTTGGTTGAACATGTGGCAAAATTTATTACGGATTACTCCCAAGCCGATGAAAAAAGCTCAAGAACCAATCGCTGTCGAAATTAATCCAGCCGTTGGCCGGATCTCCACCTTGCCTTCAATTTCTGAAGCCGGACCATCCGAAACACAGTCTGTCCATTCCAATCCCTCCACAACCAATTGTTCTGTAGCACTTTCCTCTGCTTCTGGTAGTCTAACTGCATGTAACGTACAAACTAACACTACTAGTCCAAAG TACGAGTTGAAAGAATTGAAACGAcgccaagaagaagatgagCGACAAAGGGCCGAGGAGTTGGCTGCTCAGCAAGCTGCTCTGGCTGCAATTCATTCTCCACCCGAAGGATCAAATCAAGACCA AACCGACGGAGACACATCGCCATCTGAGCCTATATCTGGCAGTACCGATAAGGATCCGACGACAGAAGCCACCGAAG GAAGGGCTTCACCTAAAGCTGAACAAGCTAAGCCGGCCCCAG TGCATGCCAAGGTTGAAACAACCTCTTCGCCTTCCTATTCCGCTCCTGGACAGACTGTACCAGTGTCGCCTAGTAGCCCGGCAGATTCATCGACAA CCGCATCGTCAACCGGTCGTTCGGCTAGGCCGTCAGCGTCTCCACGTACGCCCACCACCACAACCACCACCACTCCGCCAAAAGGCAAAGGATCTCGATCCCGTTCCAAGTCCCCCTTCCGCTCCTTCCGCTGGAAAAAATCATCGAAAAGCCAACTTCCGTCTGGCGTCGGAAGCGTTTCAGACGACGAAGCAGCTTGCGATGATGAAGAAG AGCGCCGCAGTTCTCTAGCTGGCGGAGATGACGTCTACGAGGGCACGGTCAACCGCAAACACGAGTGGGAGTCCACTACCAAAAAAGCTTCCAATCGATCTTGGGACAAAGTTTATTTGACTTTGCGCCAAGGCGATTTGGCTGTTTACAAA GATCAAAAGTGCGCCAGAGCGGCTCCCGAAGTTTACCATCGCAACGAAAGTCCGTTGGACATTCGTACGGCTGTGGCTGAAGTGGCTGCTGACTACACCAAGAAGAGACACGTCTTCCGTCTCAA GTTAGCAAACGGGGGTGAATATCTATTCCAGGCAAAGGATGACGAAGAAATGAACGGATGGGTTACTAAGCTACAGGCTTCCACCAATGCCGCGGTTGAAAGCGCGAGCGCCGGATCCTCGCGAGCTCAGACGATGCCAGCCCAGGCAACGAAAGATGAACCCAAGAAACGAAGTTTCTTCACactgaagaagaaataa